Proteins co-encoded in one Arachis stenosperma cultivar V10309 chromosome 7, arast.V10309.gnm1.PFL2, whole genome shotgun sequence genomic window:
- the LOC130939915 gene encoding uncharacterized protein LOC130939915 produces MASEGESFLALVHCCGKIKKSKSEGVKFTDREPLSVFITSSSSLSDLKNSILQKFGVFGSKWVKKLYYKIPIAVVSTGVKYDTFVVKADEDLRVLFHCVRSFPEIRIHELFAKLEVGVESSGASAPVPGSTAAGGASSSMPTVRPYHPPVASPSFAADLDRTEVVGSVTLENAAVVEPPHDVGTGGGLLTYMEGFGGPDRVENAMCDDDSDQEPVDIVGDSDDDTGANPHTQHMPSSSASQQYPPHFSTLNLDALAQQEDGGNTVGGSSIEFQIGQSFQNKDEAVLSVKDYSIRRGVEYRIIESDHLKYHGKCKEFGKSCSWLIRVALRARKGTWEVRRYNGPHTCLATSISSDHRQLDYHVICARILPLVRADAPVTVKVFQ; encoded by the coding sequence ATGGCAAGTGAGGGAGAGAGTTTTCTAGCCTTAGTGCATTGCTGTggcaaaattaaaaaaagcaaaagcgaGGGTGTGAAGTTCACTGACAGAGAACCACTGAGTGTTTTTATCACTTCGTCAAGCTCCTTATCAGATTTGAAGAACAGCATCTTGCAGAAGTTTGGCGTGTTTGGTAGCAAGTGGGTGAAGAAACTATACTACAAGATCCCCATCGCAGTTGTCTCGACCGGTGTTAAGTATGATACCTTTGTGGTTAAGGCTGATGAAGATCTTAGGGTTTTGTTCCATTGTGTAAGGAGTTTTCCGGAGATCAGAATCCATGAGTTATTCGCGAAGTTGGAGGTCGGTGTTGAAAGTTCTGGGGCATCCGCTCCAGTTCCTGGCTCGACTGCCGCCGGAGGTGCATCTAGTTCGATGCCTACGGTCAGACCGTATCATCCACCAGTAGCATCCCCTTCATTCGCGGCTGATTTAGACCGAACAGAGGTTGTTGGTTCTGTAACTTTGGAGAATGCAGCAGTCGTTGAGCCTCCTCACGATGTCGGCACTGGGGGTGGCCTGTTAACTTATATGGAAGGCTTTGGTGGACCCGATCGAGTAGAGAATGCAATGTGTGACGATGACTCTGACCAGGAGCCTGTTGATATCGTAGGGGACAGCGACGATGACACAGGTGCAAATCCACATACGCAGCATATGCCTTCAAGTTCTGCTTCTCAGCAGTACCCTCCACACTTCTCCACACTAAACTTGGATGCTCTGGCTCAACAGGAGGACGGCGGTAACACAGTCGGGGGCTCTTCTATAGAATTTCAGATCGGGCAATCATTCCAGAACAAAGATGAAGCTGTGTTGAGTGTGAAGGACTATAGCATCCGGCGAGGTGTTGAGTATAGAATCATCGAATCAGATCATCTGAAGTATCATGGAAAATGCAAGGAATTCGGGAAGAGTTGTAGTTGGTTGATTCGAGTAGCCCTGCGTGCACGCAAGGGCACTTGGGAGGTTAGGAGGTACAACGGGCCACACACATGCTTGGCAACCTCTATTTCGAGTGATCACCGTCAGCTGGATTACCACGTCATCTGTGCGAGGATTCTTCCATTGGTTAGGGCAGACGCTCCGGTTACGGTAAAGGTATTTCAATAA
- the LOC130941328 gene encoding chaperone protein dnaJ 1, mitochondrial isoform X1: MRRFTWFTPYRRRLLSFAFSEPVVHRGHCFTELLPFRQSPFLSRALFNRSNVPKSEEFLSLSKPLRYRYIHAAAFSTSVEQDYYQVLGISENATQDEIKKAFLLLAKKYHPDANKNNPSAKRKFQDIREAYETLRDSKKRAQYDKMKMQSRGSQNIEYDDHNDDFAERFQNAKERFQNGFHHEFSSSFHTVFSELFEEEITHSSSSIEVELSLTFSEAARGCTKHVSFDAFVPCDYCDGRGYPPRAKAKVCPTCRGLGRVTIPPFTSTCITCKGSGRVIKDFCTSCRGSGVVEGIKEVKVTIPAGVDTGDTIHVPEAGNAVKSGARPGSLYIKIKVAEDSVFTRDGADIYVDSNISFTQAILGGKVDVPTLSGKMQVKIPKGVQPGQLLVLRGKGLPKHGYLVHHGDQYVRFRINFPTKINERQRAILEELAEEEIKQENHSTFEGNWWKQIIEHLNSPNIMVELSVLILILVLMHKLLS; the protein is encoded by the exons TATCGCCGCCGTTTGCTCTCTTTTGCGTTTTCAGAACCTGTCGTCCATAGAGGACACTGCTTCACCGAATTATTGCCTTTTCGCCAATCGCCGTTTCTCAGTCGAG CTTTGTTCAATCGCAGTAATGTCCCAAAATCGGAGGAGTTTCTGAGTTTGAGTAAACCATTGAGATATCGATATATTCATGCTGCAG CATTTTCGACATCGGTTGAGCAGGATTATTATCAAGTTCTTGGCATTTCTGAGAACGCCACTCAGGATGAGATAAAGAAGGCCTTTCTGTTG CTTGCTAAAAAGTACCATCCAGATGCAAATAAGAATAATCCATCTGCAAAGAGGAAATTTCAAGATATAAGAGAAGCTTATGAG ACGTTGAGAGATTCTAAAAAGAGGGCCCAATATGACAAG ATGAAGATGCAAAGCCGTGGTTCACAGAACATAGAATATGACGACCACAATGATGATTTTGCAGAAAGGTTTCAAAATGCGAAAGAAAGGTTTCAAAATGGTTTTCACCATGagttttcttcttcatttcatACAGTATTCTCTGAG CTATTTGAAGAAGAAATCACTCATTCTTCATCAAGTATAGAG GTGGAGTTGTCCCTTACTTTCTCAGAAGCTGCAAGAGGGTGCACTAAACATGTGTCATTTGATGCATTCGTTCCATGTGATTATTGCG ATGGGAGAGGGTATCCACCACGTGCGAAGGCTAAAGTTTGTCCAACATGCCGGGGCTTAGGTCGA GTAACAATACCTCCATTTACATCAACATGCATTACCTGTAAAGGATCAGGTCGCGTCATTAAG GATTTCTGTACGTCTTGTAGAGGATCTGGGGTGGTTGAAGGGATTAAAGAGGTTAAAGTTACAATACCAGCAG GTGTGGATACTGGAGATACAATCCATGTGCCAGAGGCCGGGAATGCCGTTAAAAGTGGAGCTCGACCTGGGAGTTTATACATCAAAATCAAG GTTGCCGAGGATTCAGTCTTTACCAGGGATGGTGCAGATATCTATGTGGACTCTAATATTAGCTTTACGCAG GCTATTCTTGGTGGCAAAGTTGATGTGCCTACTCTATCTGGGAAGATGCAAGTAAAG ATACCCAAGGGTGTTCAACCAGGGCAGCTACTAGTATTACGAGGAAAAG GACTACCAAAGCATGGTTATCTTGTACATCATGGGGATCAGTATGTGCGTTTTCGTATTAACTTCCCCAC TAAAATTAATGAACGACAACGTGCTATACTTGAAGAACTAGCAGAGGAGGAAATAAAGCAGGAAAACCACTCAACATTTGAAGGAAACTG GTGGAAGCAAATTATTGAACACTTGAACAGTCCAAATATTATGGTAGAACTATCTGTGCTGATCCTAATCCTCGTCCTCATGCACAAATTGTTGAGCTGA
- the LOC130939914 gene encoding protein MAIN-LIKE 1-like, translated as MEPMESEDRLYRLNGVAHVAGYLDEEVFVTHILQPARVISGVRRQQNMPLHDRIIPYLETAGLYHLARLNSQWFWVDEPLLSAFIERWRPETHTFHMPFGECSITLQDVAYQLGLPIDGEPVSGCLTEFENLMEHGRPAWVWFRELFGELPPQSKVKQMTVCYTWFHERFRVLPADASDETVRVYARAYILMLLSSQLFADKNANRVDLRWLPYLASLDDLGRYSWGSAALAWLYRCLCRGTNRNVVNLAGLLQLLQSWIFWRFPTLRPSGFDRFGFPLASRWATFMPRNDRWAQRLASAHISLDRLRVHDPYSSVEVAAVIHPKILVEEHRRL; from the exons ATGGAGCCAATGGAGTCTGAGGATCGCTTATACCGACTAAATGGCGTTGCTCACGTGGCAGGATACCTCGATGAAGAG GTTTTTGTTACACACATTTTGCAGCCTGCTAGGGTTATTAGCGGCGTCAGAAGACAACAAAATATGCCGTTACACGACCGGATTATACCCTATCTGGAGACAGCGGGCTTGTATCATTTGGCCAGGCTTAACAGTCAGTGGTTCTGGGTTGATGAGCCTCTCCTTAGCGCATTTATTGAGCGGTGGCGTCCTGAGACACACACCTTCCATATGCCTTTTGGTGAGTGCAGTATTACTTTGCAAGATGTGGCATATCAGCTTGGTTTGCCGATCGATGGTGAGCCCGTTAGTGGGTGCCTGACCGAGTTTGAGAATCTGATGGAACACGGTAGACCAGCATGGGTGTGGTTCCGGGAGTTGTTTGGGGAGTTACCTCCACAGAGTAAAGTTAAGCAGATGACAGTGTGCTACACATGGTTCCATGAGAGGTTCCGGGTTCTCCCAGCAGATGCTAGTGATGAGACCGTGCGTGTATACGCTCGTGCTTATATTCTGATGCTGTTGTCCTCTCAGCTGTTTGCAGACAAGAATGCAAACAGGGTCGACCTTCGCTGGTTGCCTTATTTGGCATCGTTGGACGACTTGGGTAGATATAGCTGGGGTTCGGCTGCACTGGCCTGGTTGTATAGATGTCTTTGTCGTGGAACAAACAGAAACGTTGTTAACTTGGCTGGGCTGCTACAGCTTCTACAGTcttggattttctggaggttTCCCACTCTTAGGCCGAGTGGCTTTGATAGATTTGGGTTTCCTCTTGCTTCCAG GTGGGCCACGTTTATGCCGAGAAACGATAGATGGGCCCAAAGATTAGCTTCTGCACACATTTCGTTGGATCGATTGCGTGTCCATGAT CCTTATTCTTCTGTCGAGGTTGCTGCTGTTATTCATCCGAAGATACTAGTTGAGGAGCACCGTAGGCTTTGA
- the LOC130941329 gene encoding purine permease 1-like — MVETDGREEQPNQSSTMKTTKIFGLITNSIFLGLGTSGGPLVMRLYFIHGGKRIWLSSFLETAGFPVMLIPLSISYIHQRCNKTTNSEKPKLISMELYLFLASAIVGILTGLDDYLYAYGVSLLPVSTFSLIQASHLSFTAVFAFLLVKQKFTAYSVNSIVLLTIAAVVLALRSSGDRPHGESTGKYIVGFLMIVAAAALYGFVLPLVELVYKKTKQHITYSLVMEIQFVMCFFATFFCAIGMIINNDFKVIPREARDYELGETKYYYVLVWSAMMWQFFFLGAIGVIFCASSLLSGIIIAVFLPVTEVLAVILYKENFEAEKGVALVLSLWGFVSYFYGEIKQEWKRNKNHRLNTEQAQCPPLSLIP, encoded by the exons ATGGTTGAAACTGATGGAAGGGAAGAACAACCAAACCAGTCATCCACCATGAAGACAACTAAAATTTTTGGTCTCATTACAAACTCCATATTTCTGGGCTTAGGCACCTCCGGCGGCCCACTCGTTATGCGCCTCTACTTCATACACGGCGGAAAACGCATCTGGCTCTCTAGTTTCCTCGAAACCGCCGGCTTCCCTGTCATGCTCATTCCCCTTTCCATTTCCTATATACATCAAAGATGCAACAAAACAACCAACTCTGAAAAACCAAAGCTTATCTCTATGGAGCTTTATCTGTTTCTTGCCTCCGCTATAGTAGGCATCCTCACCGGCCTCGACGACTACCTCTATGCCTACGGTGTATCTCTTCTTCCAGTGTCCACTTTTTCTCTTATTCAGGCCTCCCACCTCTCTTTCACTGCCGTCTTCGCTTTCCTATTGGTGAAGCAGAAGTTCACGGCTTATTCGGTGAACTCCATAGTTTTGTTGACCATTGCCGCTGTGGTTTTGGCGCTACGGTCCAGTGGGGACCGTCCTCACGGTGAGTCCACTGGGAAGTACATAGTTGGTTTTCTTATGATTGTAGCCGCGGCTGCATTATACGGGTTTGTTTTGCCTCTTGTGGAGTTGGTTTACAAGAAGACCAAGCAACATATCACTTATTCTTTGGTCATGGAGATTCAGTTCGTTATGTGCTTCTTTGCCACTTTTTTCTGCGCTATTGGGATGATAATAAATAACGACTTTAAG GTGATTCCACGAGAAGCTAGAGATTATGAGCTTGGAGAAACAAAGTACTATTATGTGTTAGTGTGGAGTGCTATGATGTGGCAATTTTTCTTCTTGGGAGCAATAGGGGTTATCTTCTGTGCCTCGTCATTGTTGTCTGGGATTATAATTGCCGTGTTTCTGCCTGTTACTGAAGTGTTGGCTGTGATCTTGTACAAGGAGAATTTTGAAGCAGAGAAGGGGGTTGCTCTGGTACTTTCTCTGTGGGGCTTCGTGTCCTACTTCTATGGagagatcaaacaagaatggaagAGGAACAAAAATCACCGCCTCAATACAGAGCAAGCTCAGTGTCCCCCTCTCTCTCTTATTCCATGA
- the LOC130941328 gene encoding chaperone protein dnaJ 1, mitochondrial isoform X3, protein MKMQSRGSQNIEYDDHNDDFAERFQNAKERFQNGFHHEFSSSFHTVFSELFEEEITHSSSSIEVELSLTFSEAARGCTKHVSFDAFVPCDYCDGRGYPPRAKAKVCPTCRGLGRVTIPPFTSTCITCKGSGRVIKDFCTSCRGSGVVEGIKEVKVTIPAGVDTGDTIHVPEAGNAVKSGARPGSLYIKIKVAEDSVFTRDGADIYVDSNISFTQAILGGKVDVPTLSGKMQVKIPKGVQPGQLLVLRGKGLPKHGYLVHHGDQYVRFRINFPTKINERQRAILEELAEEEIKQENHSTFEGNWWKQIIEHLNSPNIMVELSVLILILVLMHKLLS, encoded by the exons ATGAAGATGCAAAGCCGTGGTTCACAGAACATAGAATATGACGACCACAATGATGATTTTGCAGAAAGGTTTCAAAATGCGAAAGAAAGGTTTCAAAATGGTTTTCACCATGagttttcttcttcatttcatACAGTATTCTCTGAG CTATTTGAAGAAGAAATCACTCATTCTTCATCAAGTATAGAG GTGGAGTTGTCCCTTACTTTCTCAGAAGCTGCAAGAGGGTGCACTAAACATGTGTCATTTGATGCATTCGTTCCATGTGATTATTGCG ATGGGAGAGGGTATCCACCACGTGCGAAGGCTAAAGTTTGTCCAACATGCCGGGGCTTAGGTCGA GTAACAATACCTCCATTTACATCAACATGCATTACCTGTAAAGGATCAGGTCGCGTCATTAAG GATTTCTGTACGTCTTGTAGAGGATCTGGGGTGGTTGAAGGGATTAAAGAGGTTAAAGTTACAATACCAGCAG GTGTGGATACTGGAGATACAATCCATGTGCCAGAGGCCGGGAATGCCGTTAAAAGTGGAGCTCGACCTGGGAGTTTATACATCAAAATCAAG GTTGCCGAGGATTCAGTCTTTACCAGGGATGGTGCAGATATCTATGTGGACTCTAATATTAGCTTTACGCAG GCTATTCTTGGTGGCAAAGTTGATGTGCCTACTCTATCTGGGAAGATGCAAGTAAAG ATACCCAAGGGTGTTCAACCAGGGCAGCTACTAGTATTACGAGGAAAAG GACTACCAAAGCATGGTTATCTTGTACATCATGGGGATCAGTATGTGCGTTTTCGTATTAACTTCCCCAC TAAAATTAATGAACGACAACGTGCTATACTTGAAGAACTAGCAGAGGAGGAAATAAAGCAGGAAAACCACTCAACATTTGAAGGAAACTG GTGGAAGCAAATTATTGAACACTTGAACAGTCCAAATATTATGGTAGAACTATCTGTGCTGATCCTAATCCTCGTCCTCATGCACAAATTGTTGAGCTGA
- the LOC130941328 gene encoding chaperone protein dnaJ 1, mitochondrial isoform X2, whose protein sequence is MRRFTWFTPYRRRLLSFAFSEPVVHRGHCFTELLPFRQSPFLSRALFNRSNVPKSEEFLSLSKPLRYRYIHAAAFSTSVEQDYYQVLGISENATQDEIKKAFLLLAKKYHPDANKNNPSAKRKFQDIREAYETLRDSKKRAQYDKMKMQSRGSQNIEYDDHNDDFAERFQNAKERFQNGFHHEFSSSFHTVFSELFEEEITHSSSSIEVELSLTFSEAARGCTKHVSFDAFVPCDYCDGRGYPPRAKAKVCPTCRGLGRVTIPPFTSTCITCKGSGRVIKDFCTSCRGSGVVEGIKEVKVTIPAGVDTGDTIHVPEAGNAVKSGARPGSLYIKIKVAEDSVFTRDGADIYVDSNISFTQAILGGKVDVPTLSGKMQVKIPKGVQPGQLLVLRGKGLPKHGYLVHHGDQYVRFRINFPTKINERQRAILEELAEEEIKQENHSTFEGNWLYQQLCTG, encoded by the exons TATCGCCGCCGTTTGCTCTCTTTTGCGTTTTCAGAACCTGTCGTCCATAGAGGACACTGCTTCACCGAATTATTGCCTTTTCGCCAATCGCCGTTTCTCAGTCGAG CTTTGTTCAATCGCAGTAATGTCCCAAAATCGGAGGAGTTTCTGAGTTTGAGTAAACCATTGAGATATCGATATATTCATGCTGCAG CATTTTCGACATCGGTTGAGCAGGATTATTATCAAGTTCTTGGCATTTCTGAGAACGCCACTCAGGATGAGATAAAGAAGGCCTTTCTGTTG CTTGCTAAAAAGTACCATCCAGATGCAAATAAGAATAATCCATCTGCAAAGAGGAAATTTCAAGATATAAGAGAAGCTTATGAG ACGTTGAGAGATTCTAAAAAGAGGGCCCAATATGACAAG ATGAAGATGCAAAGCCGTGGTTCACAGAACATAGAATATGACGACCACAATGATGATTTTGCAGAAAGGTTTCAAAATGCGAAAGAAAGGTTTCAAAATGGTTTTCACCATGagttttcttcttcatttcatACAGTATTCTCTGAG CTATTTGAAGAAGAAATCACTCATTCTTCATCAAGTATAGAG GTGGAGTTGTCCCTTACTTTCTCAGAAGCTGCAAGAGGGTGCACTAAACATGTGTCATTTGATGCATTCGTTCCATGTGATTATTGCG ATGGGAGAGGGTATCCACCACGTGCGAAGGCTAAAGTTTGTCCAACATGCCGGGGCTTAGGTCGA GTAACAATACCTCCATTTACATCAACATGCATTACCTGTAAAGGATCAGGTCGCGTCATTAAG GATTTCTGTACGTCTTGTAGAGGATCTGGGGTGGTTGAAGGGATTAAAGAGGTTAAAGTTACAATACCAGCAG GTGTGGATACTGGAGATACAATCCATGTGCCAGAGGCCGGGAATGCCGTTAAAAGTGGAGCTCGACCTGGGAGTTTATACATCAAAATCAAG GTTGCCGAGGATTCAGTCTTTACCAGGGATGGTGCAGATATCTATGTGGACTCTAATATTAGCTTTACGCAG GCTATTCTTGGTGGCAAAGTTGATGTGCCTACTCTATCTGGGAAGATGCAAGTAAAG ATACCCAAGGGTGTTCAACCAGGGCAGCTACTAGTATTACGAGGAAAAG GACTACCAAAGCATGGTTATCTTGTACATCATGGGGATCAGTATGTGCGTTTTCGTATTAACTTCCCCAC TAAAATTAATGAACGACAACGTGCTATACTTGAAGAACTAGCAGAGGAGGAAATAAAGCAGGAAAACCACTCAACATTTGAAGGAAACTG GCTTTACCAGCAGCTATGTACTGGTTGA